A stretch of the Candidatus Delongbacteria bacterium genome encodes the following:
- the rpmE gene encoding 50S ribosomal protein L31 codes for MKEGIHPKYEKAMISCVCGNSYETRTTVGEIKVEICSNCHPFYTGKTKIIDTAGRVEKFKRKYAINK; via the coding sequence ATGAAAGAAGGTATCCACCCTAAATATGAAAAAGCTATGATAAGCTGCGTTTGCGGTAACAGCTATGAAACAAGAACAACTGTTGGCGAAATTAAAGTTGAGATTTGTTCAAACTGCCATCCTTTCTACACAGGAAAAACAAAAATTATTGACACGGCTGGTAGAGTTGAAAAGTTTAAGCGTAAATATGCTATAAACAAATAA